A window of Rhinolophus ferrumequinum isolate MPI-CBG mRhiFer1 chromosome X, mRhiFer1_v1.p, whole genome shotgun sequence contains these coding sequences:
- the LOC117029928 gene encoding polyadenylate-binding protein 1-like, whose amino-acid sequence MNPSAPSYPMASLYVGDLHPDVTEAMLYEKFSPAGPILSIRVCRDMITRRSLGYAYVNFQQPADAERALDTMNFDVIKGKPVRIMWSQRDPPLRKSGVGNIFIKNLDKSIDNKALYDTFSAFGNILSCKVVCDENGSKGYGFVHFETQEAAERAIEKMNGMLLNDRKVFVGRFKSRKEREAELGARAKEFTNVYIKNFGEDMDDERLTDLFGKFGPALSVKVMTDESEKSKGFGFVSFERHEDAQKAVDEMNGKELNGKQIYVGRAQEKVERQTELKRKFEQMKQDRITRYQGVNLYVKNLDDGIEDERLRKEFSPFGTITSAKVMMEGGRSKGFGFVCFSSPEEATKAVTEMNGRIVATKPLYVALAHRKEERQAHLTNQYMQRMASVRAVPNPVINPYQPAPPSGYFMAAIPQTQNRAAYYPPSQIAQLRPSPCWTAQGARPHPFQNMPGAIGPAAPRPPFSTMRPASSQVPRVMSTQRVANTSTQTMGPRPAAAAAAATPAVRTVPQYKYAAGVRNPQQHLNAQPQVTMQQPALHVQGQEPLTASMLASAPPQEQKQMLGERLFPLIQAMHPTLAGKITGMLLEIDNSELRHMLESPESLRSKVEAVAVLQAHQAKEAAQKAVNSATGVPTV is encoded by the coding sequence ATGAACCCCAGCGCCCCCAGCTACCCCATGGCCTCGCTCTACGTGGGGGATCTACACCCTGACGTGACCGAGGCGATGCTGTATGAGAAGTTCAGCCCGGCCGGGCCCATCCTGTCCATCCGGGTCTGCAGGGACATGATCACCCGCCGCTCCTTGGGCTACGCGTATGTGAACTTCCAGCAGCCGGCGGACGCGGAGCGTGCTTTGGACACCATGAATTTTGATGTTATAAAGGGCAAGCCAGTACGCATCATGTGGTCTCAGCGTGATCCACCACTTCGCAAAAGTGGAGTGGGCaacatattcattaaaaatttggaCAAATCCATTGATAATAAAGCACTGTATGATACGTTTTCTGCTTTTGGTAACATCCTTTCATGTAAGGTGGTTTGTGATGAAAATGGTTCCAAGGGTTATGGATTTGTACAttttgagacacaggaagcagctgAAAGAGCTATTGAAAAAATGAATGGGATGCTTCTAAATGATCGCAAAGTATTTGTTGGACGATTTAAGTCTCGTAAAGAACGAGAAGCAGAACTCGGAGCTAGGGCAAAAGAATTCACCAACGTTTATATCAAGAATTTTGGAGAAGACATGGATGATGAGCGCCTTACGGATCTCTTTGGCAAGTTTGGACCTGCCTTAAGTGTGAAAGTAATGACTGATGAAAGTGAAAAATCCAAAGGTTTTGGATTTGTAAGCTTCGAAAGGCATGAAGATGCACAGAAAGCTGTGGATGAGATGAATGGAAAGGAGCtcaatggaaaacaaatttaCGTTGGTCGAGCTCAGGAAAAAGTGGAACGGCAGACGGAACTTAAGCGCAAATTTGAACAGATGAAGCAAGATAGGATCACCAGATACCAGGGTGTTAACCTTTATGTGAAAAATCTTGATGATGGTATTGAGGATGAACGTCTCCGGAAAGAGTTTTCTCCATTTGGTACAATCACTAGTGCAAAGGTTATGATGGAGGGTGGTCGCAGCAAAGGGTTTGGTTTTGTATGTTTCTCCTCCCCAGAAGAAGCCACTAAAGCAGTTACAGAAATGAATGGTAGAATCGTGGCCACCAAGCCATTGTATGTAGCTTTAGCTCACCGCAAAGAAGAGCGCCAGGCTCACCTCACTAACCAGTATATGCAGAGAATGGCGAGTGTCAGAGCTGTGCCCAACCCTGTAATCAACCCCTACCAGCCAGCACCTCCTTCAGGTTACTTCATGGCAGCTATTCCACAGACTCAGAACCGTGCTGCATACTATCCTCCTAGCCAAATTGCTCAACTAAGACCAAGTCCTTGCTGGACTGCTCAGGGTGCCAGACCTCATCCATTCCAAAATATGCCCGGTGCTATTGGCCCCGCCGCTCCTAGACCGCCATTTAGTACTATGAGACCAGCTTCTTCACAGGTTCCACGAGTCATGTCAACACAGCGTGTTGCTAACACATCAACACAGACAATGGGTCCACgtcctgcagctgctgctgctgcagctacTCCTGCTGTCCGCACCGTTCCACAGTATAAATACGCTGCGGGAGTTCGCAATCCTCAGCAACATCTAAATGCACAGCCACAAGTTACCATGCAGCAGCCTGCCCTTCATGTACAAGGTCAGGAACCTTTGACTGCTTCCATGTTGGCATCTGCCCCTCCTCAAGAGCAAAAGCAAATGTTGGGTGAACGGCTATTTCCTCTAATTCAAGCCATGCACCCTACTCTTGCTGGTAAAATCACTGGCATGTTGTTGGAGATCGATAATTCAGAACTTCGTCATATGCTTGAGTCTCCAGAGTCTCTCCGTTCTAAAGTTGAAGCTGTAGCTGTGCTACAAGCCCACCAAGCTAAAGAGGCTGCCCAGAAAGCAGTTAACAGTGCCACTGGTGTTCCAACTGTTTAA